A single Desulfatibacillum aliphaticivorans DSM 15576 DNA region contains:
- a CDS encoding YifB family Mg chelatase-like AAA ATPase yields the protein MLARVLSSAVLGIDATIVEVEVDISSGLPLFSTVGLPETSVKESKDRVKAAIGNSGYGFPEDHITVNLAPADLKKEGTGFDLPIAVGILAATGVIPKKALDKYLILGELALDGRIKPVRGSLPMALAARDTTEAIIVPAGNAQEAAVVKGIRVFGAENLSQAAAFLRGEQKIKEISTDAISYFSNTGDEDLDFTDVHGQHHVKRALEVACAGGHNVLMIGPPGSGKTMLAKRLAGILPPITFEEALETTKIYSVSGLLNEGQALVARRPFRSPHHTISDAGLIGGGMVPRPGEVSLSHNGVLFLDEMPEFKKHVLEVLRQPLEDRQVTISRARTSLTYPASFMLVGAMNPCPCGYFSDPRHPCTCTYAQIQRYRSRLSGPLLDRIDIHVEVPTVPYRELMTDANAETSSDIAARVSKAREIQSRRFSRTKIFCNAQMNGRHMKAYCKVDPSCSSLLEAAVDKLGLSARGYKRILKIARTIADMEGVQDIQASHVSEAIQYRTLDRKGQLPVQAGLFM from the coding sequence AGTGGAAGTGGATATCTCCAGCGGGTTGCCCCTTTTTTCGACTGTAGGCCTTCCCGAGACCTCCGTCAAGGAAAGCAAGGACCGGGTCAAGGCGGCCATCGGCAATTCGGGTTACGGGTTTCCTGAGGATCACATTACGGTCAACCTGGCCCCCGCTGATCTGAAGAAGGAAGGAACCGGCTTTGACCTTCCCATCGCCGTAGGCATCCTGGCGGCCACGGGAGTCATCCCCAAAAAGGCGTTGGATAAATACCTGATCCTGGGCGAATTGGCCCTGGACGGCAGGATAAAGCCCGTCCGGGGGTCCCTGCCCATGGCCCTGGCGGCCAGGGATACCACGGAGGCTATTATCGTGCCCGCGGGCAACGCCCAGGAAGCCGCCGTGGTCAAGGGAATCCGGGTGTTCGGAGCGGAAAATCTGTCCCAGGCCGCCGCTTTTTTGCGGGGAGAGCAGAAAATCAAGGAAATTTCCACGGACGCCATCTCCTATTTTTCCAATACCGGAGATGAGGACCTGGATTTTACGGACGTCCACGGACAGCATCATGTAAAAAGGGCTTTGGAAGTGGCGTGCGCAGGCGGCCATAACGTGCTCATGATCGGACCGCCGGGCTCAGGCAAAACCATGCTGGCAAAACGCCTGGCCGGCATATTGCCGCCCATCACCTTTGAGGAGGCCCTGGAAACCACCAAAATCTACTCCGTGTCCGGGCTGTTGAACGAAGGCCAGGCTCTGGTGGCCCGCAGGCCTTTCCGGTCCCCCCATCACACTATCTCCGATGCAGGGCTTATTGGCGGCGGCATGGTTCCCAGGCCAGGGGAAGTCAGCCTGTCCCATAACGGAGTGCTGTTTCTGGACGAAATGCCGGAGTTCAAAAAGCACGTTCTGGAAGTGCTCAGGCAGCCTTTGGAGGACCGGCAGGTGACCATTTCCCGCGCCCGGACCAGCCTGACCTATCCGGCCAGCTTCATGCTGGTGGGCGCCATGAACCCCTGTCCGTGCGGATATTTTTCCGATCCGCGGCACCCCTGCACATGCACTTACGCCCAAATCCAACGGTACCGCTCCCGGTTGTCAGGCCCCTTGCTGGACAGGATAGACATTCATGTGGAAGTGCCCACGGTTCCGTACAGGGAGCTCATGACCGACGCCAATGCGGAAACCTCCTCGGACATCGCGGCAAGGGTGTCCAAGGCTCGGGAAATTCAGTCCCGAAGGTTCTCCCGCACGAAAATATTCTGCAACGCCCAGATGAACGGCAGACACATGAAAGCCTATTGCAAGGTGGATCCTTCGTGCTCGTCCTTGCTGGAAGCCGCTGTGGACAAGCTGGGGCTGTCGGCCAGGGGGTACAAGCGCATTCTTAAAATCGCCCGCACTATCGCCGACATGGAAGGCGTCCAGGACATCCAGGCCTCCCACGTGTCCGAAGCCATCCAGTACCGCACCCTGGACCGTAAAGGCCAGCTTCCCGTGCAGGCAGGGTTGTTTATGTAG